The Gammaproteobacteria bacterium DNA segment TTTAGTAAGCATAATAGAATTTTAAATTCGCCATTTAAGAATTTTTTAGAAATAAAAGTCATTGATGAAATGCAGCAAGATGAAATAGATAGAAACTATGCTTACACTTATCTATTGATGGATGCCGCCATAGGGGAAATAACTACCTTCTTTAACTTAATCAAGCTACCCATACAAATAATTAGACGCAATCAGTCTAGCATTGTAGTGATTAAGTTAAGTTTCAATAAGGTGGTGAAATATATAAATATGGTATCCGGATCTACTCCTTTAATTAATACGGGTGATGTTGCACTGCCAAGTGTGGTATCTCTTCGCTCGTTTCATGATTACGATAACGCAGCTAAGCTGATAAGCAATCCAGTATTAGGCTTCCTGCCCTCTTTGGCGGCAAGGCGGGTACAATCCGCTATCGATTCTGATCAAACATTGGTGGAACATAGTCGTGAAAATATTAGAACTCTGATCAAAAAATATAATTTAGAAAAAAGAAATATTCACGAAGAGATGGCAAAAAGTTTTTCTGTCACGTTAAATAAACCTGTTACCACCGACGATATTGATCAAGCTTTTAACAATATAATATATCACTTTGCAGCGTCTGATTATGATCTTCTGCACGCCACTAAAGATTATGAGGCGATTTTAAAAACTCAACGTATTTATTCACACCATTATTTGAATTCATTATTTTTAACAAATAGTGGCATGACAAGCATATTAGATGAAGAATATGGCAATAATAGATATGTATTTGCCATATTTAATACGCCAAAAAAATCTTTTCCAGAAAAATTAGGCGCCTTTTACGGGGAAACTGTTTTCACATTTTCAGCTCTAGAGTTGCGCAAGTTAGGTTATACCCTATGGGTAAAACCGAGTGATTGGTATTATTTTTCCCAAGAAAAAACTAAGGTAAAATTGTTTGGACGAACTAAAATCGTAGTGAGTCATCACTGGGATTCAAAAATGCATCAAAATTATAAGGTTGTTGAATCATTTGTTGATAATGAATTAATTCGTAGCGAAAAAATTAATATGCTTCATGAATCATTTGTAAATGAGGACATACCTTTAGGGTTGGCATTGCTACTTATTAATATGCTTCGATTTTTGGATCCACAAGCTCAGTTTGACTTAATCTCGCCTTTTCTTCCAAATTATTTTGATCATATTACCTTGCCTCAGGATAAATCGGTTGATCCACATCAATATAAAGTCGAACAACAGGAAGCGTGTGCAGCCTCAATGCATGAGTTTTTTCCTGCATGTGAGGGCTCCATTGCTAATAGCTTAGGCTTGACTGCAGAGACGGTTACTAATATTCAATATTTACGAAAACCTGAAACAAGCCTACCGTCTATAGAACATTATCAGAAAATAAATTCCATCTATCTCGCTATCGATAAGGGGTTAAATAACGATGAGATTGAAGATCTAATTTTAACGCATAAAGAGTACCTCAATATACCTCATGCAATTTGTGGTACCACATTATTAGTTAAAGCGATGCTAGACAAAAATTATGAGATTATGCAGTTTTTACTTTTAAATGGGGCTAACCCTAATCAAGTTTCTAAGATGTCGTCTACCTCTAGTCAATTCACGCCAACCATCATCGCGGTTTTGCTTAATAATTCAGATGCAATCAAAGTTTTATTAGATGCAAATGCTGATTTCAATCAGGTCATTTATTTAGACCACAATGGTCTTGCCTCCTTTGAGAAAAAAGATGAATGGGATGTGCCACTGTCGCCGGCGTATGTACGCACACTTTTTAATCCTAATTTTAAGGGATTTCATGGACATCAGCTACAATTGCCTCTCAAGCGGTTGCTAGTTTTTTTACCTATTGCCAGCCATAATAATGAACAGCAACTATTGATTGGGCGCAAAGGCTATAAGAGAGGCGACGATTTAGTGGCGCACGGTGACTGGCTTTTGCCGGCGGTGTTAGTGGATGAGTATGATCTTGATTTATGCAAAGATAGCCTCTCATACCTGGTAAATTCAGATTTAAAATCGATTAACACACATAATTTCAAATTGATTTCCAATTTTCAGGTGAGGTGTTTGGATGCTAGTTATTCAATTTATATTGTCAGAGTAGATTTAACTTCCGAATACAATGATATTCCACGAAGTAGTGACCATTTGGCAGAGCTTTGTTGGTGTTTATCGGGTGATATTGATAATGGGCAAGTGAATGGTTTGCCTATTCACTATTCAAATCTATTGGCTATTCGATCGTTGAGACAATTTCCTGCAGATAATTATGCAGCAGAATTCCAGAAAAGTCTCAATGCTCCTTATCTGTTGCATCAAGCCATTATCAATGGTGATGTGCACCAGCTGGAGACATTGCTTCAGCGGGGAGTGAGCCCGAATGTTAAAATTGGGATGCTACATCCTGTGACTTATGAATGGTTTGAAGGTTGCACACCGCTCATGACCGTAGCATTATATGCTGATCCAAAAATCTATGCGGAGATTATCAGAATTTTAATTAAAGCAGGCGCAGATATCTCTATTGCAGACAAGAAACATCAATTGATTAGTGACTATGGTTCGCCGCTCTTTGTACTGACTCTAGGGGAAACCTTTCGGCAAAATAATCGAAAACTCGACACACTATTTACTGCTCCTCCCTTAGTTAAGAGAGATGCGAAACGCCCCCTTAACGATATAGAAGAAGATTTTCAATCATTGAATCTATTAAAAATTCCGCGTCCCTAAATGAGCCTCAATTCCGGCTCTTTCCTAAAGTATAGTCATTATTATCTCACCAATTCGACATCTTTTTCTCAATCAATTCTATAATTGAATTATGGAAAAATATTTGCTTTTGATAGGACTAATAGTCTGTAGTAGCTCACTTGCCAATCATCGTCATTGTGGAGTCCCTCATTGCGGGTATGGTACACCACATTCTTATAATACCTGCTATAGAGGCGACGGCTGCCCACCAAAATGGGTCACGAAAATTACGAGCTACTACGCCACTTATTGGGACCCTTATAGCAATCGGATTATCCGCCCCTTAGTGGTGGTGGAGCCTGCGGAGTATTTAGATATTCATTAATGCTCACCAATAGTTTCCTTTACCTCTTAGCCGTCGTACCGAGAGCGGTATCCAGTTAGATGGTGATGTCAGGATCAAGTCGTGGGAGCGACTGATGCTATTACGCGGAGGAAAATGCAGGTATTGCCACAACTGATGCTGGTGGGGGGACACCGGTCTTCTAGTCACCGTAACTAACTGCAAGTATACTATTTTGTTAGGGCGTCATCACTTGGCGAGTGTTACAAGAAGCGTGCAAAACAATTTTCTTGGCGAGGGTGTTATTATCAAATCAACAGATGCTGAGCAATCACAAGTGATATTGGTGGATAATAATGACTGCCCAATTGGAATTGCCGATAAATTAACGGCGCATCAACAAGGCTTGTTGCACCGTGCATTTTCAATATTTATTTTTCGCGAAACCAATAATAAATTTGAACTCTTGCTTCAGCAACGTTCTGACAATAAATATCATTGTGCTGGTTTATGGACTAATACCTGCTGTAGTCATCCTCAGCCAGGAGAGGATATTACGGAGTCTGCGTATAACAGATTAAAATTTGAAATGGGGTTGGAATGCCCCCTTCACGAAGTCGGTGTACTTACGTATAGAGCAGAAGTAGGCAATGGATTGATAGAACATGAAATTGATCATATTTTTATTGGAAAATATCTAGATAATATGATTTATTTTAATCATGATGAGGTGCAAGATTACCAGTGGATTTCATTGGCGAAACTTGAAGATGATATACAAGAAAATTTAAACAAATACACGCCCTGGCTGAAAGAAACCCTACAAATTATTGTTGAGAAGAACATTTTAGATGACTATTTTCGAGATTCTTGCAATTAATTCTATGAAGCTTAGCTAAAAATTCAGCGCTAATTTAGAACCTGGCTGAAAACGTTTTAGCTAGCCGAACAGTTAAGATGCTCTTTTATATTCATTTTTCAGGATATCATATCCCTGCTTTGTTTGAGATTCCATTCGATATTTTTTTTTGTGCAGAGAAACAAAGTTAATAATAATTTTGCTGAATTGATCATCACCCAAGGTTTCACTTAGCAATTTTAAGTTCATCAATAGTCGCTTGCGATGATTTTGGTACAACATCGCATAATATTCGATGGCATTACAACATTGGGTAATAGAATCGATCAGCGGTTTTCTATTGCTTAACCTATCAAGACAAATATTATATTCGCCCAATTTGAGAGCGTCTCGGATATTTGTCATCATACTTGATAATTTTGGATGAGTTGATGTCGCTTCTAAAAATTCAAAAATTGATTGGCTCGATTGATTTTTAGCGAAGTCATAGAGTTTCATTTTGAATAGCTCTCTTCGCGCTATTTTCATCGTTAAAAGCTGGATACCAACATCATGCAAAAGTCGGGTTAGGAGTGCGGCATCACCTAACGAGCGAAGTAATAGATTGTTTTCGATCACGTAACAGAAGTTTTTATGGGGAAAAATTTCTTCCAATGCACCAATACAGTAAGCAAGAGTAGGAATGGTTCCTATTGAATTTAATCCCCATTCGCATAATTTAATATGGCTCGCATTTTTTGATCTTACGACTATGTTATTTGATGACGCATATTTGTCGAGAAAACTTTTTTTAAGTATCTCATGCATGGGGTTATCTTTTAGAGAATCAATAAGCGCTAAACAAGTGGTGACAGTTAAAATAAAAATCTCAAAGAAATAATGATCCAACTCTGCGTGGAGAATGCGAGGATGTTGTCTCAGGTAATCACGTGTAAATACTTCTACTTGTTGAGGCGCTAATGTGTTGTGGCTTACAGAAATTTGTCTTATAAGTGACAGAAATGGACCAAATAGATTGCTGATATCTTCCGTAGAGCCTTGAATTTTTTTTATCATGACATTATTGAATTCGATGAGAACTCTTTTTTGATCAAGATAATTTTGGGCGTCATTTTTTTTACTGGGCCCCAATCCAACAGCTAAATTGTCAGCTAAAGTTTGATAACCTAAATAAGCATTCAATAAGCAGATATGGTGCGTAATGTTAGCGAGATTTTCTTCTCCGATAACGTCCTTAAATAATTTCAATTCCCACTCTATAGATCTTGTTACCCCCAATATTCGTAAATAGTTTTCTTGGTGTGTGTTATTATTTAATGTCCATAACATAAAATGCTTGGTAGGGGTGCTTGTTAAATTGACCTCAATCACTCCGTTCAAGTGTTCAACCATAAGCTGTGTTAATAGGTTGTAATAAGCGGGTTTGATCGTCATTTATCTAATTTGCCCATGCGTTAATACTCATAAATTATAGAACATTACCTAGCTTGTGACGGACCGACTCAACGAACTGCTATTGGAGGCAACAATTTATAGCTAGTTTATGGAGTGGTATACTCGAGGATACCGTAGGACAAATATTTGCGCTAAACTCTTAATAACCACGAAGATGTGAGCTGTCCCTGTCTAAAAATTTATTATTGTGAGGCGCAATGTATTTTCTCTTTGATTTTGATGGAACCCTGGTTGATAGTTTTGATTGTGTCATTGGTAAATTCAATTTATTGGCCAAAGAATTCAGCTTTAAGACGGTCAGCGATGAGGAGTTATCTACGCTTAGAGATATGAGTTCAAGACAGCTAATTAGTCATCTTCAAATTCCCCTGTTCAAGATTCCCAGCATAATCTTTAAGGCGCGAGAACTATTGCATGATGATATGCCCAACTTGCTGCCCTTTGACAATCTGCGGGAGGTGCTCATACAGCTCAAGGAGCGTCAGATCTTTTTAAATATCTTAACGTCTAATTCTAAACAAAATGTTTCTCAGTGGCTTGAATATAATAATATGGCGCATCTTTTTGGGGTTATTCATAGTCAATCAGGCTTCTTTGGGAAAAAATATTCTATTAATAATTTTCTTAAACGTTACCAGATTGAAAAACAGCAACTATTTTATGTGGGCGATGAAACTCGGGATATTGAAGCTGCAAAAAAAACCGGGATTGCTTCAATTGCAGTTACCTGGGGTTTTAACTCGGAAAAAATTCTTGCTCAATATGAGCCAGATTACATGGTGCATAAGCCCGAAGATTTATTGACACTCGCATCAGCCCTGAAGAACTAATTTCGTAATTATTTAGCACTATTGAACGTGGCAAACCAATTGCTAATTTCTCGGGCTATAAGCCCGGGTTAATTCTCCCTTCCCTGTATTCGTCATTTTCTTTAAATTATTCTTGATTGAAATATCGACAATACTTCCTGCAATAATATTAGCGATTGCTTTACGATCATGTATTAAGGGATTAACAGGTGCAGGAGAAGGATGCGTACGACTGGTAAGAATCACTAACCATGTTTCTGTATTAGGATCGATCCACAATGAAGTTCCTGTCCACCCTGTATGGCCGTATGAATTAATAGGAAAAAGTATGCCACGATTAGAGTAACGCGTGTCAATATCCCAACCTAAGCCATGAATGTCGGCCATATTTGCTGGCGTTTGAGGGGTAATCATTTTCAATATGGTGAGGGGGCCTAATAAATATTTTGAGTTTGATTTATCGCCGCTACTGAGTCGGCCACCATTAACTAGACACTGTGCAAATCTTCCTAAATCTGCCGCATCCGAAAATAAGCCTGCCATGCCAGATACACCTCCCATGAAGTACACCGTGTCATCATGCACTTGTCCCCAGCGCAGCTTGCCACTAATCATTTGGGTAGGTGCAATTTCATTTTTATATTGAGCGGGAGGCCGATAAAAGCTGCGGTCCATATCGAGAGGTTGGAAAATATGTTTAGTTGCGTAATCATTTAGAGGTTCGTGACTAATTATTTCTACCAAGTGACCTAGCGCAATAAAATTTATATCACTATAGATAAATACAGTGCCGGGAGGATGCGTTAGATGTTGTTGTTCTACCCTTGAATACACATCATTTTCACCGAATTCGGAAATTTTGCCTTGGATATTTTCGGTAAAAGTGAGATCAGGGGCCAAGCCAGAGGTATGCGTTAGTAACTCTCGTGTTGTTATGCCTTGTTTGCCATTATGAGAAAATGCAGGCCAGTAACATCCAACGGGTAGGTCAATATCTAGCTTACCCTGTTCAACCAGTTGCATTATTGCAGTTGTTGTGACGACAGGTTTGGTCAACGATGCTACATCAAAAATGGTTCTAAACGTCATTGGTTCTACTGTCGGAATAATACTACGGTTGCCAAATACCCCTCGATAAATAATATGGCCGCGGTGGGATGCTAAAATTACAGCGCCGGGATAAAGGCCTTGATCAATGGATTTTTCCACAATGGGTGCAATTTTTTCTAATAACTTGCTACGCACTCCTGAAATATCTGAGATAAAAATTTTATGCGTGCCGGGTGGAAAATGACGTGGCGCATTATCTGCTATCGCCTGCCAACTCATTGATAGAAATAAACCTAGAATGACATAACGTAATTTTTTTGATGGCCTGTGTGACGCGACTTGTGCGCAAGATCCTTCTAACGAGCTTTTGTTTAGAGCACAAAATAATTTCATGAAGATACCTATAATTAACCGTCCGCTTCTAGGGGCAAGTAGTTACGAATAAAGTAGCTATTCAAAGTCAGGATACAATAAATATTTTTTGCGTATTTTTTTAAATGACTTTAAAGGAGCTGCCCAGCTTTTTCTAATGGTTGCTTCGCTGAGGCCCGCTTTAATTTGCTTCTCCAGTATATCTGTTCCTGCGGAGCAGCAAAATCCTTGAAAAAAATGTGCATGATCGGGATAGAGACGATAGGCTTCGATCAAGTATTTTATTTGAAGTTTGTTATCAATTTTTTTCAGCGTCGTTCTTGCATCGGCTCTCAAGTCAAATCCATGACAAAGTTTATTTTTATAGCGAGGGCTGGTACCACATACGGTGGTCGCCGGAATAAAGGTGAAATGGGTGGGCAGCCAAGGGTGGCCGAATACTTGAAAAGGGATATCAGTTCCTCGTCCAACACTCATGGCGGTAGCCTCCATCAAACCGATGGAGGGATACCAATAAATAGCCTGGATAGTTGCTAAGTTAGGAGAAGGTTTAACAGGAGGGACATACAAAGACTTATGCGTATAGTTTCGACAGGGAATGACCAGCAAATTTAACGGCTTAGATTCAGGGCTTAGCGAGAGCCATTGTTCTCCTGCTAGCATTTTTGCATATTCGCCCATCGTCATCCCATAAACAATCGGGATGGGCTGCATGCCAGTAAAGGACTTATGCTTAAGCTCGAGCACAGGGCCATCCACATAAAATCCATTAGGGTTAGGCCTATCAAGAACAATCAGTTTTTTATTATTTTTCGCAGCGGCTTCCATAAATTTTTGCAGCGAAGAAATATAGGTGTAAAACCGCACGCCTACATCTTGGATGTCGAATAATAAAATATCTACATCTTCAAGATCTTCAGCAGAAGGCTTTAGTTTTTTACCATAGAGAGAAATAATGGGCAGCCCTGTTTTAAGATCAACACAGTTACTGACTTTATTATCTTCATCCCCACGAAAACCATGTTCAGGCGCAAAAATTTTAACCACCTGAACATGGTGTTTCAGTAGCACGTCTACTAAGTGTTGACCATTAACCACAGAGGTATGATTGGCAAAAACACCCACCGTCTTGCCTTCAAGTAAGGGTAAATACTGATGAATATTTTCAGCCCCAGGTTGAATGGGCAGTGCTGCCCATATCTCCCAGGGTAAAAACAAGAGCCAAAAAACCAATAAATACTTTCTCAGTGTGCGCTCCCTATTAATTATCAAATTTTCCAGTAGGATACACATTGCGAGGATTCCAAAACATATAACCACTCGCACCTACATCATTGGTTGCTTTGATTTGCAAGCGCATTCTAGCTTCCCCAAAGTCGCCACCATGAAAGGCATAATCACGAAAAGCTTGTAACCAGGGACGGAAGCGTAGGGGTGACACTTTGACGCGCTCTATCCCACGTTTGAGTGTTAAATTAATTATTTCATAAGAATGTTGCACAGGATTACGGTAGTTTGGAATACCGAGATGGAAACCGGAAGGGTAGAGCATGGGTGAAACGACGTCTACTGCGTGCACAGCTCTGTCGATCTGTTGACCAATCCCCGTATCATCTGTATTCCATATTACATATCCAAAAATATCTGCGGCCACCATAACGTTATAAGGAGTAAGTGCTTTATGCGCAGCTTCTAAAAAGCCGGTAATGGTTCGGGTACGAGAGTCAACATTCGAAGGTTCAGAGAACATAATTCCCTTGGTATCAGGATAACGGACATAATCGAATTGAACCTCATCGAAACCTAACTTTGCTGCTGCCTTCGCAATTTCAATGTTGTAGTTCCACACTTCTTTTCTAAAAGGATCTACCCAGCGTAATTTTTCTCTATCACGAAACACACTGCCATTTTTTTTCACGGCCCATTCAGGATGAGCAGCCGCAAGCATGTCATCTTTAAATACCACTACTCGCGCTATCAGGTATAAACCTTGTCCTTTTAGATCGGCCATTAATGCAGGCATATCCTTAATAAGGATGGTATTTTGAGCACCGACTTTATCGGCCATGGGAAGATCGACTTTAAAGGGGATATAACCTCTATCTCCTTTTACGTCGATCACAAGAGCATTCATGTTATTGCGTTTAATCGTTTGGATGGCTGCATTCCGGATTTTATCACTTGCAGTGCCATACACCGTGAGATAGAGCGCTTTCACCTTGAAAGGCGTGAGTGCAATATCTCCCTTGGTATCTTTTAATTTTGACGTTTCAAAATCCAAGCGTTTATATCCCGCTGCACGAAGCTTTATTACGTCGCTTGTGCCTTTAATTTCAAACGTTCCATCCGCTGGCGTGGTCACAACTTCATCACCTATTGTGACTAAAGCCTGTTCAATCGGCTTTTTTGTTTGGGCATCAATGACGCGGCCGCTATAGCCCTGTTGAGAGGACTCTTTTGGAGACGTCTCCTTTGACGATGCTTCCTTGGTTGCCTCTGGGTTGTTAGCGTTAGCTTGTTGTGGATTATGGGGCATGTTCTTGCTGTAGATCTTAGTAAGAAACAGACTGCCGCCCAAAACTAAGACAGCAATTACAATGATTAACGGTAAACGATATTTTTTCATGAGTAGATCTCCTTTATCAGGCATTATTGCGCCTTTCCAGTGGCACCGGTCATAATAGACTCAAAACCTTTCATACCTGGTCCATTGACAATCATATAACGGGGTTGAGATAACATTTTTTCCGATTTTTGCGCCGGCTTGGCGTCGATACTAAAGGCAATGACATAACCTGCTTTTTCCGCTTGATTTTCTAAATCTTCATCATAGATTCCGAAAGGCCAGGCCAATTCATCTACTTGAATATTTAATTTTTTATCAAGTACATCCTTCGATTTCTTTAGCTGAGTATCCACCAACTTTTGATATTCCTCACCACTCAGTTTTTTCTTGTCCTTTTTAAAATTAGGATGCCAGTAAGTGTGCGATTGTATATCAAACAAACCGGTTTGTTTAAGTTTTTCCAATTCATTCCAAGTCATTGCATAGGAAGCATTGGAGATGGCCGAGGGATAGATAAAAAGAGTGACGGGGATTTTATATTTTTGCACTAAGGGTTGCATGTTCAAAAATACCGATTTGTGGCCATCATCGGCAGTAATAACAACCGATTTGGCTGGAGGTGCTGCGCCCCCTTTCAAATAAGTTACCAATGTTTTCAGGGGAATCACGGTATAACCATTATCTTTCAACCACTTTAGCT contains these protein-coding regions:
- the idi gene encoding isopentenyl-diphosphate Delta-isomerase; amino-acid sequence: MKSTDAEQSQVILVDNNDCPIGIADKLTAHQQGLLHRAFSIFIFRETNNKFELLLQQRSDNKYHCAGLWTNTCCSHPQPGEDITESAYNRLKFEMGLECPLHEVGVLTYRAEVGNGLIEHEIDHIFIGKYLDNMIYFNHDEVQDYQWISLAKLEDDIQENLNKYTPWLKETLQIIVEKNILDDYFRDSCN
- a CDS encoding HAD hydrolase-like protein, producing MYFLFDFDGTLVDSFDCVIGKFNLLAKEFSFKTVSDEELSTLRDMSSRQLISHLQIPLFKIPSIIFKARELLHDDMPNLLPFDNLREVLIQLKERQIFLNILTSNSKQNVSQWLEYNNMAHLFGVIHSQSGFFGKKYSINNFLKRYQIEKQQLFYVGDETRDIEAAKKTGIASIAVTWGFNSEKILAQYEPDYMVHKPEDLLTLASALKN
- a CDS encoding beta-lactamase family protein, which encodes MKLFCALNKSSLEGSCAQVASHRPSKKLRYVILGLFLSMSWQAIADNAPRHFPPGTHKIFISDISGVRSKLLEKIAPIVEKSIDQGLYPGAVILASHRGHIIYRGVFGNRSIIPTVEPMTFRTIFDVASLTKPVVTTTAIMQLVEQGKLDIDLPVGCYWPAFSHNGKQGITTRELLTHTSGLAPDLTFTENIQGKISEFGENDVYSRVEQQHLTHPPGTVFIYSDINFIALGHLVEIISHEPLNDYATKHIFQPLDMDRSFYRPPAQYKNEIAPTQMISGKLRWGQVHDDTVYFMGGVSGMAGLFSDAADLGRFAQCLVNGGRLSSGDKSNSKYLLGPLTILKMITPQTPANMADIHGLGWDIDTRYSNRGILFPINSYGHTGWTGTSLWIDPNTETWLVILTSRTHPSPAPVNPLIHDRKAIANIIAGSIVDISIKNNLKKMTNTGKGELTRAYSPRN
- a CDS encoding DUF1343 domain-containing protein, which codes for MCILLENLIINRERTLRKYLLVFWLLFLPWEIWAALPIQPGAENIHQYLPLLEGKTVGVFANHTSVVNGQHLVDVLLKHHVQVVKIFAPEHGFRGDEDNKVSNCVDLKTGLPIISLYGKKLKPSAEDLEDVDILLFDIQDVGVRFYTYISSLQKFMEAAAKNNKKLIVLDRPNPNGFYVDGPVLELKHKSFTGMQPIPIVYGMTMGEYAKMLAGEQWLSLSPESKPLNLLVIPCRNYTHKSLYVPPVKPSPNLATIQAIYWYPSIGLMEATAMSVGRGTDIPFQVFGHPWLPTHFTFIPATTVCGTSPRYKNKLCHGFDLRADARTTLKKIDNKLQIKYLIEAYRLYPDHAHFFQGFCCSAGTDILEKQIKAGLSEATIRKSWAAPLKSFKKIRKKYLLYPDFE
- a CDS encoding GTP-binding protein — translated: MPHNPQQANANNPEATKEASSKETSPKESSQQGYSGRVIDAQTKKPIEQALVTIGDEVVTTPADGTFEIKGTSDVIKLRAAGYKRLDFETSKLKDTKGDIALTPFKVKALYLTVYGTASDKIRNAAIQTIKRNNMNALVIDVKGDRGYIPFKVDLPMADKVGAQNTILIKDMPALMADLKGQGLYLIARVVVFKDDMLAAAHPEWAVKKNGSVFRDREKLRWVDPFRKEVWNYNIEIAKAAAKLGFDEVQFDYVRYPDTKGIMFSEPSNVDSRTRTITGFLEAAHKALTPYNVMVAADIFGYVIWNTDDTGIGQQIDRAVHAVDVVSPMLYPSGFHLGIPNYRNPVQHSYEIINLTLKRGIERVKVSPLRFRPWLQAFRDYAFHGGDFGEARMRLQIKATNDVGASGYMFWNPRNVYPTGKFDN
- a CDS encoding polysaccharide deacetylase family protein, which produces MVRLLTKILLLALCFSSIVQAEEQVRVPVLVYHRFGSTVADGMTIKTEEFAAQLKWLKDNGYTVIPLKTLVTYLKGGAAPPAKSVVITADDGHKSVFLNMQPLVQKYKIPVTLFIYPSAISNASYAMTWNELEKLKQTGLFDIQSHTYWHPNFKKDKKKLSGEEYQKLVDTQLKKSKDVLDKKLNIQVDELAWPFGIYDEDLENQAEKAGYVIAFSIDAKPAQKSEKMLSQPRYMIVNGPGMKGFESIMTGATGKAQ